A region of Saccharococcus thermophilus DNA encodes the following proteins:
- a CDS encoding replication initiation and membrane attachment family protein: protein MEHHWKELIPVDRYTVRSNGVLHDFDRKVLTLLYQPLIGYRALCLYMTLWSELELLSEKETTHHSLMVLMQCNLKEIYEERLKLEGIGLLKTYVNIKHGDEPKLFIYELQPPLAPEQFFTDGMLNVFLYNRIGKHKFQQLKQFFSTSAIDQTKFSPITRSFHDVFASVHIEQMVANIHGEVQEDLQLADGYEYVGRKENTYQLDDDVFDFELFFAGLSKHMVPRRAITAKVKEAIKKLAFLYGVGPLDMQKIVMSVIDPSYHIDIDALRKAVHEWYEFERGHALPNLSSRVQPLPYRTMENVEPKTKEEQLMKQLETISPRQLLIEISGGAEPSMSDLQLIEDIMFQQKLLPGVVNVLIYYVMLRTNMKLSKKYVEKIASHWARKKVRTVKEAMELAKQEAKTYQSWADEKSKRTNRKTVRKELLPEWLNMDYSQSDEQSNEIDIEEKRRELEERLKKYRDE from the coding sequence ATGGAACATCATTGGAAAGAGTTAATTCCGGTTGACCGTTATACGGTACGAAGCAATGGAGTGCTGCATGACTTTGACCGAAAAGTGCTGACGCTTCTTTATCAACCGCTAATCGGTTATCGCGCCTTATGTTTATATATGACGCTATGGAGCGAATTAGAGCTGCTTTCGGAGAAGGAAACGACCCATCATAGCCTGATGGTGCTGATGCAGTGCAATTTAAAAGAAATCTATGAGGAGCGTCTAAAATTAGAAGGGATTGGACTGTTAAAGACGTATGTAAATATCAAGCATGGCGACGAACCGAAGTTGTTCATTTACGAATTGCAACCGCCGCTAGCACCGGAACAATTTTTCACCGACGGGATGCTGAACGTTTTCCTCTATAATCGCATTGGCAAACATAAGTTTCAGCAATTAAAACAATTTTTTTCTACCTCCGCGATCGACCAAACGAAATTTTCTCCCATTACCCGTTCGTTTCATGATGTTTTTGCTTCTGTTCATATCGAGCAGATGGTGGCAAACATTCATGGGGAAGTGCAAGAAGATTTGCAACTGGCCGATGGGTATGAGTATGTTGGCCGAAAAGAAAACACCTATCAACTCGACGATGATGTATTTGATTTCGAGTTATTTTTTGCCGGTTTGTCGAAACATATGGTGCCAAGGCGGGCGATTACGGCGAAAGTAAAAGAAGCGATCAAAAAATTGGCGTTTTTGTATGGCGTTGGACCGCTTGATATGCAAAAAATTGTCATGAGCGTCATTGACCCGTCTTATCATATTGATATCGATGCGCTGCGCAAAGCCGTCCATGAATGGTACGAATTTGAACGCGGCCATGCTTTGCCAAACCTGAGTTCACGAGTGCAGCCGCTCCCATATCGAACGATGGAGAATGTCGAGCCCAAAACGAAAGAAGAACAGCTGATGAAACAGCTGGAAACGATTTCTCCCCGCCAGCTGTTAATCGAAATTTCCGGCGGGGCCGAGCCGTCGATGAGCGACTTGCAGCTGATTGAAGATATTATGTTTCAACAGAAACTGCTTCCCGGCGTGGTGAACGTATTAATCTATTATGTTATGTTGCGAACCAATATGAAATTATCCAAAAAGTATGTCGAGAAAATCGCCAGCCACTGGGCGCGCAAAAAAGTGCGCACCGTCAAGGAGGCAATGGAGCTGGCAAAGCAAGAAGCGAAAACGTACCAAAGCTGGGCGGATGAAAAAAGCAAAAGAACAAATAGAAAAACAGTGCGAAAAGAACTGTTGCCAGAATGGCTTAATATGGATTATAGTCAAAGCGATGAGCAAAGTAATGAGATCGATATTGAGGAAAAACGGCGTGAGCTGGAAGAACGGCTAAAAAAATACCGCGACGAATAA
- the speD gene encoding adenosylmethionine decarboxylase produces the protein MDTMGRHVISELWGCDFDKLNDIEFIEKTFVDAALKSGAEIREVAFHKFAPQGVSGVVIISESHLTIHTFPEHGYASIDVYTCGHLDPTIAADYIADKLGAQTRETIELPRGMRPIEVKKAQAL, from the coding sequence ATGGACACAATGGGTCGTCACGTTATCTCAGAATTATGGGGATGCGATTTTGATAAGCTGAACGATATCGAATTTATTGAAAAAACGTTTGTTGATGCCGCACTGAAATCGGGTGCGGAAATCCGCGAAGTAGCATTTCATAAGTTTGCACCACAAGGTGTTAGCGGAGTAGTCATTATTTCCGAGTCCCATTTGACGATTCACACATTTCCAGAGCATGGCTATGCGAGCATTGACGTCTACACATGTGGACATTTAGATCCGACGATTGCGGCGGATTATATCGCCGATAAACTTGGGGCTCAAACGCGGGAAACGATTGAACTTCCGCGCGGCATGCGCCCAATTGAAGTGAAAAAAGCGCAAGCATTATAA
- the coaE gene encoding dephospho-CoA kinase (Dephospho-CoA kinase (CoaE) performs the final step in coenzyme A biosynthesis.) produces the protein MALTIGLTGGIASGKSTVTGMIRELGIPVIDADQVARDVVKVGEEAYAQIVATFGQDILQANGEIDRAKLGAIVFHNERERKKLNAIVHPAVRRRMMAEKEAYVQNGAKTIVLDIPLLFESELTHFIDKVIVVYVDDEVQLERLMKRNGFSKEEALARIRSQLPLREKVKKADAVINNNGTVEETKQQLLQILTEWDAL, from the coding sequence ATGGCACTGACGATTGGATTGACCGGCGGCATCGCAAGCGGAAAAAGTACGGTGACCGGGATGATTCGCGAGCTGGGGATTCCGGTGATTGATGCGGACCAAGTCGCGCGCGATGTCGTCAAAGTGGGAGAGGAAGCATACGCGCAAATTGTCGCAACGTTTGGCCAGGATATTTTGCAGGCAAACGGGGAAATTGACCGGGCCAAACTAGGAGCGATTGTCTTCCATAATGAGCGGGAGCGGAAAAAGCTGAATGCCATCGTTCATCCGGCGGTCCGCCGGCGCATGATGGCGGAAAAAGAAGCGTACGTTCAAAACGGGGCGAAAACGATCGTCCTCGATATTCCGCTTTTATTTGAAAGCGAGCTGACCCATTTTATCGATAAAGTCATTGTCGTATACGTCGATGATGAGGTGCAGCTCGAACGGCTAATGAAACGGAACGGTTTTTCGAAAGAAGAGGCGCTGGCGCGAATTCGTTCGCAACTGCCGCTTCGAGAAAAAGTCAAAAAAGCAGATGCCGTCATCAATAATAACGGAACGGTGGAAGAAACAAAACAACAGCTTTTGCAAATTTTAACGGAATGGGACGCCCTTTAA
- a CDS encoding glyceraldehyde-3-phosphate dehydrogenase, which yields MKAKIAINGFGRIGRMVFRNAIHSPYLDIVAINASYPSETLAHLIKYDSNHGKFDGEVIPREDGLLVNGKKVKLLSSRDPKELPWKELDIDIVIEATGKFNSREKASLHLEAGAKRVILTAPGKNEDVTIVVGVNEHVLDIDQHFIISNASCTTNCLAPVVKVLDEAFGIENGLMTTVHAYTNDQKNIDNPHKDLRRARSCAQSIIPTTTGAAKALGLVLPHLKGKLHGMALRVPTPNVSLVDLVVDVKKEVTVEEVNEVFIRAANGPLKGILDFTMEPLVSIDFNTNPHSAIIDGLSTMVMEGRKVKVLAWYDNEWGYSCRVVDLANMVAVKMIEKLSVNAG from the coding sequence ATGAAAGCAAAAATAGCGATTAATGGATTCGGACGAATTGGAAGAATGGTATTTCGCAACGCCATCCATTCTCCATACCTAGATATCGTGGCGATTAATGCAAGCTATCCATCCGAAACGTTAGCGCATTTAATAAAATATGATTCCAATCACGGTAAATTTGACGGAGAAGTGATTCCGCGCGAAGATGGTCTTCTTGTCAACGGCAAAAAGGTAAAACTGCTCAGTTCGCGCGATCCGAAAGAGCTGCCTTGGAAAGAGCTCGATATTGATATTGTTATCGAAGCGACAGGAAAATTTAATTCCCGCGAAAAAGCGAGCCTTCACCTTGAAGCGGGAGCGAAGCGTGTTATTTTAACTGCGCCGGGGAAAAATGAGGATGTCACGATTGTCGTTGGCGTCAATGAGCATGTGCTTGACATCGATCAACATTTCATCATTTCCAACGCTTCCTGCACGACAAACTGCCTTGCTCCTGTGGTAAAAGTGCTTGATGAAGCGTTTGGGATTGAAAATGGGTTAATGACAACGGTCCATGCTTATACGAACGACCAAAAAAATATCGACAATCCGCACAAAGATTTGCGCCGCGCCCGCTCTTGCGCGCAGTCGATCATCCCGACAACAACGGGAGCGGCAAAAGCGCTAGGATTAGTATTGCCACATTTAAAAGGAAAGCTGCATGGAATGGCGCTTCGTGTTCCGACGCCAAACGTATCGCTCGTTGACTTAGTCGTGGATGTGAAAAAAGAGGTTACGGTGGAAGAAGTCAATGAAGTGTTTATTCGTGCCGCGAACGGCCCATTAAAAGGCATTCTCGATTTTACGATGGAGCCGCTTGTTTCGATAGATTTTAATACGAATCCGCACTCGGCGATTATTGACGGTCTTTCGACGATGGTGATGGAAGGTCGGAAAGTAAAAGTATTAGCATGGTATGATAATGAATGGGGCTATTCTTGCCGCGTTGTCGATTTAGCGAACATGGTCGCCGTCAAAATGATCGAAAAACTAAGCGTAAATGCAGGATAA
- a CDS encoding cytosolic protein, producing the protein MGAWKKWKYALTNHCETRDNHEDEELRSHYYKATNNAVMKAVKELFASSPDYELLSVSEERGEFSAQTRRGKKVFIVATVISVRPLETAVDFSVTTETTLLPFDFGRSRNVIIDLYRKLNQRLPYIGSGLNA; encoded by the coding sequence ATGGGTGCCTGGAAAAAATGGAAATATGCGCTAACCAATCATTGTGAAACAAGGGACAACCATGAAGATGAAGAATTGCGGAGCCATTACTATAAGGCGACAAACAATGCGGTGATGAAAGCGGTAAAGGAGCTATTTGCTTCTTCCCCGGATTACGAATTACTATCCGTTTCAGAGGAAAGGGGAGAATTTAGCGCGCAAACCCGCCGTGGCAAAAAGGTGTTTATTGTCGCTACGGTGATCTCCGTCCGGCCACTGGAAACCGCGGTGGACTTTTCCGTCACTACAGAAACAACGTTGCTGCCGTTTGATTTCGGTCGGAGCCGCAACGTCATTATTGATTTATACCGGAAACTAAATCAGCGTCTCCCGTATATCGGATCAGGGCTAAACGCCTAA
- the mutM gene encoding DNA-formamidopyrimidine glycosylase has translation MPELPEVEIIRRTLIPLTVGKTIEEVQVFWPKIVQYPADVTEFAETLKGQTIHDVERRGKFLKLMLDTHVLISHLRMEGRYVVWRKEDPIEPHTHVIFRFTDGTELRYRDVRKFGTMHLYRKGEEDARLPLSQLGPEPFSETFTANFLAKRLRKTNRTIKTVLLDQTVVVGLGNIYVDESLFRAGIHPERIASSLTDEEVARLHREMVTILQEAIEKGGSTVRSYVNTQGESGTFQLQLFVYGRKGEPCKRCGQPIQKTVVAGRGTHYCPSCQR, from the coding sequence ATGCCGGAACTGCCGGAAGTGGAAATAATTCGCCGCACTCTCATTCCGTTAACCGTTGGCAAAACGATCGAAGAAGTGCAAGTGTTTTGGCCAAAGATCGTTCAATATCCAGCGGATGTGACGGAATTTGCCGAAACGCTCAAAGGACAAACGATCCATGATGTGGAGCGGCGAGGGAAATTTTTAAAATTGATGCTCGATACACATGTGCTCATTTCCCATTTGCGCATGGAAGGGCGCTATGTGGTTTGGCGCAAGGAAGACCCTATCGAACCGCATACCCATGTTATTTTCCGCTTTACCGATGGCACAGAACTTCGCTATCGCGATGTAAGAAAGTTTGGGACGATGCATCTTTATCGAAAAGGAGAAGAAGATGCCCGGCTGCCTTTGTCCCAGCTAGGCCCTGAACCGTTTTCTGAAACATTTACCGCAAACTTTCTTGCAAAACGGCTGCGAAAAACGAACCGTACGATCAAAACGGTACTTCTTGACCAAACGGTTGTCGTTGGGCTCGGCAACATTTATGTAGATGAGTCACTATTCCGTGCTGGAATCCACCCTGAACGTATCGCGTCGTCATTAACCGATGAGGAAGTTGCGCGCTTACATCGCGAAATGGTGACAATATTACAAGAAGCGATCGAAAAAGGAGGAAGCACGGTAAGGTCGTACGTCAACACACAAGGAGAAAGCGGAACGTTTCAACTGCAGCTATTCGTGTACGGGCGAAAAGGAGAACCGTGCAAACGCTGCGGGCAACCGATTCAAAAAACGGTTGTCGCCGGACGCGGCACCCATTATTGCCCGAGTTGCCAACGATAA
- the nrdR gene encoding transcriptional regulator NrdR, with product MRCPSCQHHGTRVLDSRPVDEGRSIRRRRECEQCHYRFTTFERVEEMPLIVVKKEGTREEFSRDKILRGLIKACEKRPVALEELEKITQDIERELRNQGVAEVKSETIGEMVMERLSKVDEVAYVRFASVYRQFKDINVFIEELKELIKKGQR from the coding sequence ATGAGATGCCCATCATGTCAGCATCACGGCACAAGAGTTCTCGATTCGCGGCCAGTGGATGAAGGGCGTTCGATCCGGCGCAGGCGGGAATGCGAACAGTGCCACTATCGCTTTACCACGTTTGAAAGAGTGGAAGAAATGCCGCTCATTGTTGTGAAAAAGGAAGGAACGCGTGAAGAATTCAGCCGCGATAAGATTTTGCGCGGCTTAATTAAAGCGTGTGAAAAACGGCCGGTTGCGTTAGAAGAGTTGGAAAAAATTACGCAGGATATCGAACGGGAGCTGCGCAATCAGGGCGTCGCTGAAGTAAAAAGTGAAACGATCGGCGAAATGGTAATGGAGCGGTTGTCGAAAGTCGATGAGGTGGCGTATGTTCGTTTCGCCTCCGTATATCGCCAATTTAAAGATATAAACGTATTTATCGAAGAGTTAAAAGAACTAATTAAAAAAGGACAACGCTAA